Proteins from one Flavobacterium sp. N2038 genomic window:
- a CDS encoding endonuclease MutS2, with protein MISITEKTLQDLQFPTVLETISAGCNTDIGKEKALQITPFRDKETLMQALMQTSEYVSSFENNNAIPNHGFDAITHEIKFLAIEDSFLEVGSFRKIANLSATTNFLLNFLKKFDDYYPNLNARASRVELTKDIITYIDAIVDKYGEIKDNASPALLSIRQNMNLVRGKVNQSFGVALTQYNGLGYLDDIKESFVQNRRVLAVLAMYRRKVKGSILGSSKTGSIAYIEPEATLKYSRELANLEYEEKEEITRILKNLSNSIRPYLPLLIEYQDFLSDIDVVAGKAKYANRINGILPTITEERRLFFREAYHPILYLNNKQKNEVTHPQTIELKQDNRIIVISGPNAGGKTISLKTVGLLQLMLQSGMLIPVHERSETFLFDRILTDIGDNQSIENHLSTYSYRLKNMNYFLKKCNKKTMFLIDEFGTGSDPELGGALAEIFLEEFYHREAFGIITTHYSNLKILANELPYATNANMMFDEKSLEPMYKLALGQAGSSFTFEVAQKNGIPFGLINRAKKKIEVGKVRFDKTIATLQKERSKLEKTSLNLKEEETRAREESKKMENINVKIKQKLESYQELYDSNQKTIYIGQKIEDISEKYFNNKNKKELIGEFLKIVEIENSKRKKATPKETKAIIEKKKEVIAEVTVHVEEIRKEKKEKKLKPVVEKPRPILKVGDRVRMLDGRSVGSIDSIEKNKATVNYGIFTSKVSLDELELVEAVKK; from the coding sequence ATGATATCTATTACAGAAAAAACATTACAAGATTTACAATTTCCAACAGTGCTCGAAACGATTTCGGCTGGCTGTAATACAGACATTGGAAAAGAAAAAGCTTTACAAATAACACCATTTAGAGATAAAGAAACTTTGATGCAGGCTTTAATGCAAACATCTGAATATGTTTCTTCTTTTGAAAACAACAACGCCATTCCGAATCACGGATTTGACGCTATAACACATGAAATTAAGTTTTTAGCCATAGAAGACAGTTTTCTTGAAGTTGGAAGCTTTAGAAAAATTGCAAATCTTTCTGCAACTACAAATTTCTTGCTGAATTTCCTTAAAAAATTTGATGACTATTATCCAAACTTAAATGCCCGTGCATCTCGTGTAGAATTAACTAAAGATATCATCACTTATATTGATGCAATCGTTGATAAATACGGAGAAATTAAGGACAATGCTTCTCCTGCACTATTAAGTATTCGTCAGAATATGAATCTAGTACGCGGAAAAGTAAACCAAAGTTTTGGAGTTGCTTTAACACAATATAACGGACTTGGATACCTAGATGATATTAAAGAAAGTTTTGTACAAAACCGTCGTGTTCTCGCTGTTTTAGCAATGTACCGACGTAAAGTTAAAGGCTCTATTCTAGGAAGTTCCAAAACCGGAAGTATTGCTTATATCGAGCCGGAAGCAACTTTAAAATATTCTCGTGAATTAGCTAATCTTGAGTATGAAGAAAAAGAGGAAATCACGAGAATCTTAAAAAACTTATCAAATTCTATTCGTCCGTATTTGCCTTTATTAATCGAATATCAGGACTTCTTAAGTGATATTGATGTTGTTGCCGGAAAAGCAAAATACGCTAATCGAATCAACGGAATATTACCAACAATTACAGAAGAAAGAAGATTGTTTTTTAGAGAGGCTTATCATCCTATTTTATACTTAAACAATAAGCAAAAAAACGAAGTTACGCATCCGCAAACTATTGAATTAAAACAAGATAATAGAATTATTGTAATCTCCGGACCAAATGCAGGTGGAAAAACGATTTCACTTAAAACTGTTGGTTTATTGCAATTAATGCTTCAATCGGGAATGCTGATTCCTGTTCATGAACGAAGTGAAACGTTCTTATTTGACCGTATTTTAACTGATATCGGAGACAATCAATCTATTGAAAATCATCTGAGTACTTATAGTTATCGATTAAAAAACATGAATTATTTCTTAAAGAAATGCAATAAGAAAACCATGTTTTTAATTGATGAGTTTGGTACAGGTTCTGATCCGGAACTGGGGGGAGCTTTGGCAGAAATCTTCCTGGAAGAATTCTATCATCGTGAAGCTTTCGGAATCATCACAACGCACTATTCTAATTTAAAGATTCTCGCAAACGAGTTACCTTATGCTACAAATGCGAATATGATGTTTGATGAAAAATCGCTTGAACCAATGTATAAGCTGGCTTTAGGACAAGCAGGAAGTTCGTTTACATTTGAGGTGGCACAAAAGAACGGTATTCCATTCGGATTAATAAATCGTGCAAAAAAGAAAATCGAAGTTGGAAAAGTTCGTTTTGATAAAACTATTGCAACACTCCAAAAAGAAAGGTCTAAGCTTGAAAAAACTTCTTTAAACTTAAAAGAAGAAGAAACTAGAGCACGTGAGGAAAGCAAAAAAATGGAAAACATCAATGTAAAAATTAAGCAAAAACTGGAAAGCTATCAGGAATTATACGATAGTAACCAGAAAACAATTTACATTGGACAAAAAATAGAAGATATCTCTGAGAAATACTTCAACAACAAAAATAAAAAAGAACTTATAGGCGAATTTTTAAAAATTGTTGAAATTGAAAATTCAAAACGTAAAAAAGCAACTCCTAAAGAAACTAAAGCGATAATAGAAAAGAAAAAAGAAGTTATTGCAGAAGTTACTGTACATGTTGAAGAAATTCGAAAAGAGAAAAAAGAGAAAAAGCTTAAACCGGTTGTTGAGAAACCAAGGCCAATTCTAAAAGTTGGTGACAGAGTACGAATGCTTGACGGAAGATCTGTTGGAAGTATTGATTCGATAGAAAAGAATAAAGCAACAGTAAATTACGGAATCTTTACTTCTAAAGTTAGTTTAGATGAATTAGAATTGGTTGAAGCTGTAAAAAAGTAA
- a CDS encoding uracil-DNA glycosylase has protein sequence MKINLSPEWQAVLKDEIQKPYFSTLMEALDIEYKTHTCYPPAELIFSAFNNCSFQDLKVVIIGQDPYHGEGEANGLSFSVNDNVKIPPSLRNIFREINTDLDSIFMPTSGNLEKWAQQGILLLNASLTVRKDSPNSHKHLKWNLFTDAVIQAISDQKENVVFLLWGSFAQKKGSKIDRSKHHILESGHPSPMSANQGKWFGNKHFSQTNAFLKSKGINEIEWF, from the coding sequence ATGAAAATTAATTTATCTCCTGAATGGCAAGCGGTCTTAAAAGACGAAATTCAAAAACCTTATTTTTCTACCTTAATGGAAGCTTTGGATATTGAATATAAAACGCATACTTGTTATCCTCCGGCTGAATTGATTTTTTCCGCTTTTAATAACTGCAGTTTTCAGGATTTAAAAGTTGTAATTATTGGACAAGATCCTTACCATGGAGAAGGAGAAGCCAATGGTTTAAGCTTTTCTGTAAATGATAATGTCAAGATTCCGCCTTCGCTTCGTAATATTTTCAGAGAAATAAATACCGATTTAGATTCGATTTTTATGCCGACTTCAGGTAATCTTGAAAAATGGGCTCAACAAGGGATTCTGCTTTTAAATGCTTCGCTGACGGTTCGTAAAGATAGTCCAAATAGCCATAAACACTTAAAATGGAATCTTTTTACAGATGCAGTGATTCAGGCTATTTCTGATCAAAAAGAGAATGTCGTTTTCCTGCTATGGGGAAGCTTTGCGCAAAAAAAAGGATCAAAAATTGATCGTTCAAAACACCATATTTTAGAATCGGGACATCCTTCACCAATGAGTGCTAATCAGGGAAAATGGTTTGGGAATAAGCATTTCAGCCAAACAAATGCTTTTCTAAAATCTAAAGGAATTAATGAAATTGAGTGGTTTTAA
- a CDS encoding DUF4258 domain-containing protein, translated as MKFVHRFAYYLIGLVMGCFFVALVFSGKDTRCNYFPNARVLNDLRTKPFQYSDKAIQTLNEKWIDTADIKSTLTFGDVDFDQSNVPFKKGKLYVIEGKTAKNQEIVLKVVNYEKKAVLEEIIKKETEK; from the coding sequence ATGAAGTTCGTACACCGTTTTGCATATTATTTGATTGGCTTAGTTATGGGATGCTTTTTTGTAGCCCTTGTATTTAGTGGAAAAGATACACGTTGTAACTATTTTCCAAATGCCAGAGTTTTAAATGATTTAAGAACTAAACCTTTTCAGTATTCAGATAAAGCAATTCAGACTTTAAACGAAAAATGGATTGACACCGCAGATATTAAAAGCACTTTAACTTTTGGAGATGTTGATTTTGATCAAAGTAATGTTCCGTTCAAAAAAGGAAAACTTTATGTAATTGAGGGAAAAACTGCTAAAAATCAAGAAATTGTTTTAAAAGTAGTTAACTACGAAAAGAAAGCTGTTTTAGAGGAAATCATAAAAAAAGAAACTGAAAAATAG
- a CDS encoding alanine dehydrogenase, translating into MSITLTPFTKQQLLPQEEKLEVGRFKRELFIGIPKETSYQERRICLTPDAVNSLTYEGHRVMIESGAGESSSYTDKEYSDAGAEITKDTKRVFGCPLLLKVEPPTLAEIEMINPETTIISAIQLKTKKKAYFEALAQKKITALAFEYIKDEDGSYPAVKSLSEIAGTASILIAAELMITDEFGKGLLFGNITGVPPTEVVILGAGTVGEFAAKTAIGLGASVKVFDNSITKLRRLQNNLNQRIFTSTIQQKALLKALRRCDVAIGAMRGKERCPIVVTETMVEHMKKGAVIVDVSIDTGGCFESSEVTTHEKPTFIKNNVLHYCVPNIPSRYSKTASLSISNMLTPYLHQIAEDGGLENAIRCDKGLKNGIYLYHGILTNKAIGDWFDLPDNDINLLVF; encoded by the coding sequence ATGTCAATCACATTAACTCCATTTACAAAACAACAATTGCTGCCACAAGAAGAAAAACTTGAGGTTGGTCGTTTTAAAAGAGAACTTTTCATAGGAATACCTAAAGAAACAAGCTACCAGGAACGTCGTATCTGTCTAACTCCCGATGCAGTAAATTCTCTTACCTACGAGGGACATCGCGTCATGATTGAATCCGGAGCAGGAGAAAGTTCCAGTTACACAGATAAGGAATATTCTGATGCAGGTGCAGAAATCACAAAAGATACCAAAAGAGTTTTCGGGTGTCCTTTATTATTAAAGGTCGAACCACCAACTTTGGCTGAAATTGAAATGATAAATCCGGAAACTACTATCATTTCAGCTATTCAGTTAAAAACAAAGAAAAAAGCTTACTTTGAGGCTTTGGCGCAAAAAAAAATTACCGCATTAGCTTTTGAATATATTAAAGATGAAGACGGCTCCTATCCTGCTGTAAAATCATTAAGCGAAATTGCAGGAACAGCTTCTATTCTTATTGCAGCTGAATTAATGATTACTGATGAATTTGGAAAAGGGCTTTTATTTGGTAATATTACCGGCGTCCCTCCTACTGAAGTTGTTATATTAGGAGCCGGAACGGTTGGAGAATTCGCAGCAAAAACCGCCATCGGACTTGGCGCAAGCGTAAAAGTGTTTGATAATTCTATTACAAAATTACGTCGTTTACAAAACAATTTAAATCAAAGAATATTTACTTCTACGATTCAGCAAAAAGCACTTTTAAAAGCGTTAAGACGTTGTGATGTTGCTATTGGTGCTATGCGCGGAAAAGAACGCTGTCCAATTGTAGTTACCGAAACTATGGTCGAGCACATGAAAAAAGGAGCCGTAATTGTAGATGTAAGCATTGATACTGGTGGTTGTTTTGAAAGTTCGGAAGTAACAACACATGAAAAACCAACTTTTATAAAAAATAATGTTTTGCACTATTGTGTGCCTAATATACCTTCTCGTTACTCTAAAACAGCATCATTATCCATAAGCAATATGCTAACACCTTATCTTCACCAGATAGCTGAAGACGGTGGCTTAGAGAATGCTATTCGATGCGATAAAGGTCTTAAAAACGGAATCTACTTATATCACGGAATCTTAACAAATAAAGCGATTGGTGACTGGTTTGATTTACCGGACAACGATATTAATTTACTTGTATTTTAA
- a CDS encoding GNAT family N-acetyltransferase gives MNNTVEIIPFSQDLKEHIKVLNIAWLEKYFKVEEKDKITLSNPQEEIIDKGGLIFYARYNNEIIGTVSLLKTDDSTFELSKMAVSDKAQGLGVGNKLLDYCVNIAEEKGIKTLFLYSNTILLPAIHLYRKFGFVEIPLEAGVYERADIKMEKKIS, from the coding sequence ATGAATAATACCGTTGAAATAATCCCCTTTTCTCAAGATCTAAAAGAGCATATTAAAGTATTAAATATTGCCTGGCTTGAAAAGTATTTTAAAGTTGAAGAGAAAGATAAAATTACACTTTCGAATCCACAGGAGGAAATTATTGATAAAGGCGGATTGATTTTCTATGCCAGATATAATAACGAAATTATCGGAACCGTTTCATTATTAAAAACTGATGATTCAACTTTTGAATTAAGTAAAATGGCTGTTTCAGATAAGGCACAAGGACTTGGAGTTGGCAATAAACTTCTTGACTATTGTGTGAATATTGCTGAAGAAAAAGGCATCAAAACACTGTTTTTATATTCAAATACAATTTTACTTCCGGCAATTCATCTGTATCGAAAATTTGGTTTCGTCGAAATTCCTTTAGAAGCAGGCGTTTACGAAAGAGCAGACATAAAAATGGAGAAAAAGATATCTTAA
- the tsaE gene encoding tRNA (adenosine(37)-N6)-threonylcarbamoyltransferase complex ATPase subunit type 1 TsaE, translating to MNIVFSLDQIQEVAQQILASNPKKIILFNGEMGVGKTTLIKQLCKSLGVQDATSSPTFSLVNEYYTSDNKIVYHFDFYRLNKETEALDMGVDDYLYSGNWCFIEWSEKIANLLPDDYSTININLLVDGKRELELV from the coding sequence ATGAATATCGTTTTTTCTTTAGATCAAATTCAGGAAGTTGCTCAACAAATTCTAGCTTCAAATCCTAAAAAAATTATTCTTTTTAATGGGGAAATGGGAGTTGGAAAGACTACTCTAATCAAACAATTATGCAAAAGTCTGGGTGTTCAGGATGCAACAAGTAGTCCAACCTTTTCTTTAGTTAATGAATACTATACTTCTGATAATAAAATAGTTTACCATTTTGATTTTTATCGATTAAATAAAGAAACCGAAGCGCTTGATATGGGAGTTGATGATTATTTGTATTCAGGAAACTGGTGTTTTATTGAATGGTCTGAAAAAATTGCCAATTTACTTCCTGATGATTATTCAACAATAAATATCAACTTATTGGTTGATGGAAAAAGAGAGTTGGAATTAGTATAA